The following proteins are encoded in a genomic region of Hymenobacter siberiensis:
- a CDS encoding REP-associated tyrosine transposase, producing the protein MGLKNRIFPDHIYFLTMTVVDWVDVFTRPSYRHIIVDALRYCQQHKGLELYVWCLMSNHLHLIAATPPGKNLSDILHDFKRHTSKAITTAIQRDPESRRQWLLHRFAYNARTNAKSETYKFWQDGNEAKELMTRDFTLQKLHYLHQNPVRAELVAEAEHYLYSSASNYAEQGGLLDVLFLD; encoded by the coding sequence ATGGGCCTAAAAAACCGCATCTTCCCCGACCACATCTACTTCCTCACCATGACCGTGGTCGACTGGGTCGACGTATTCACCCGCCCCTCCTACCGCCACATCATCGTCGATGCCCTGCGCTACTGCCAGCAGCACAAGGGCCTGGAACTGTACGTCTGGTGCCTGATGAGCAACCACCTACACCTGATTGCCGCCACCCCGCCCGGCAAGAACCTGTCGGACATCCTGCACGATTTCAAGCGCCACACCAGCAAAGCCATTACCACCGCCATCCAGCGCGACCCCGAAAGCCGGCGGCAGTGGCTGTTGCACCGCTTCGCCTACAACGCCCGCACCAATGCCAAAAGCGAAACCTATAAATTCTGGCAGGACGGCAACGAAGCCAAAGAATTAATGACCCGGGATTTCACCCTGCAAAAGCTGCATTACCTGCACCAAAACCCCGTTCGCGCCGAACTTGTGGCCGAGGCCGAACACTACCTCTACAGCTCCGCCTCCAACTACGCCGAGCAAGGCGGCCTCCTCGACGTCCTATTTCTCGACTGA
- a CDS encoding EcsC family protein, whose protein sequence is MNSEEQQARIELRAWQLKMQRSPSFLNNFARRVQVRLNAFLPERVHQAITAAIRQMVRGVLFGSQHTTGKLLANATFAQRETAVRSQIRNYRTMATAEGAVTGAGGFLLGLADFPLLLGIKLKLLFDVAAAYGYDVHDYTERLYVLYVFQLAFSSQHTRNATYHRLATWDAYRLTLPLNPEEFDWRTFQQEYRDYIDLAKMAQLLPFVGAAVGAVANYKLIAQLGHTAQNCYRMRYFTARQLE, encoded by the coding sequence ATGAACTCCGAAGAACAGCAAGCCCGCATCGAGCTTCGTGCCTGGCAGCTGAAAATGCAGCGGTCGCCGTCGTTTCTCAACAACTTTGCCCGGCGTGTGCAGGTGCGGCTCAATGCCTTTTTGCCCGAGCGTGTGCACCAGGCCATCACGGCCGCCATCCGGCAAATGGTGCGCGGCGTGCTCTTCGGCTCGCAGCACACCACCGGCAAACTGCTGGCCAACGCCACCTTTGCGCAGCGCGAAACCGCCGTGCGCAGCCAGATTCGCAACTACCGCACCATGGCCACCGCCGAAGGTGCCGTGACCGGTGCGGGCGGCTTCCTGCTCGGCCTGGCCGATTTTCCGCTGCTGCTCGGCATCAAGCTCAAGCTGCTCTTCGACGTGGCCGCCGCCTACGGCTACGACGTGCACGACTACACCGAGCGCCTTTACGTGCTCTACGTGTTCCAGCTGGCCTTCAGCAGCCAGCACACCCGCAACGCCACCTACCACCGCCTCGCCACCTGGGACGCCTACCGCCTCACCCTGCCCCTCAACCCCGAGGAATTCGACTGGCGCACTTTTCAACAGGAATACCGCGACTACATCGACCTCGCCAAAATGGCCCAGCTCCTGCCCTTCGTGGGGGCCGCCGTGGGGGCCGTGGCCAACTACAAGCTCATCGCGCAGCTGGGACACACGGCCCAGAACTGCTACCGGATGCGGTATTTTACGGCCCGGCAACTGGAGTAG